From Phycodurus eques isolate BA_2022a chromosome 13, UOR_Pequ_1.1, whole genome shotgun sequence, a single genomic window includes:
- the gtpbp4 gene encoding nucleolar GTP-binding protein 1 — protein sequence MALYNFKKIMVVPTAKDFIDITLSKTQRKTPTVIHKHYQIHRIRHFYMRKVKFTQQNYHDRLTQILTDFPKLDDIHPFYADLMNVLYDKDHYKLALGQINIAKNLIDNVAKDYVRLMKYGDSLYRCKQLKRAALGRMCTILKRQKSSLEYLEQVRQHLSRLPTIDPNTRTLLLCGYPNVGKSSFINKVTRADVDVQPYAFTTKSLFVGHMDYRYLRWQVVDTPGILDHPLEERNTIEMQAITALAHLRAAVLYVMDVSEQCGHTLPQQLELFNNIRPLFASKPLIVVANKCDVKKISEVSEENQKIFADLSADGIPVIESSTLTDEGVIQVKNEACDRLLAQRVDNKMRGKKVHDVLNRLHLAMPAKRDDKERPPFIPERALMRRKAMEVDAPKRKLEKDLEMEMGDDYVLDLQKYWDLMNDNEKHDKIPEVWEGHNIADYIDPAIMKKLENLEKEEELKERAGEYDSDDESEDEEMQEIRLMAKQIREKKHLMILESKEKDVHGPRMPRTATKVERKTLEKEMSDLGLDMSDKNNSHYVEQARRSRSVTRKRKREASAAPPASKTRSQSASRPPRDQSGLRDAKMVKKTKKMMKNSQKGMNRQGKKGEADRHVFDLKPKHLLAGKRKSGSTDRR from the exons ATGGCACTGTATAATTTCAAGAAGATCATGGTGGTTCCCACCGCCAAG GATTTCATTGACATCACTTTATCCAAAACACAACGGAAGACGCCCACAGTGATTCACAAGCATTATCAGATCCACCGCATCCGACACTTTTACATGCGCAAGGTGAAGTTCACGCAGCAAAACTACCATGACCGTCTCACACAGATTCTCACCGACTTCCCCAAACTCGAC GACATCCACCCCTTCTACGCTGACCTGATGAACGTACTTTACGACAAAGACCATTACAAGCTGGCCTTGGGTCAGATCAACATTGCCAAGAATTTGATTGACAA tgtagCCAAAGACTACGTGCGCCTGATGAAGTATGGAGATTCTCTTTATCGATGCAAGCAGCTGAAGCGAGCCGCTCTGGGTCGCATGTGCACCATCTTGAAGCGACAGAAGTCCAGTCTGGAGTATCTGGAACAAG TACGTCAACATCTGTCCCGTTTGCCCACCATTGACCCTAACACCAGGACGCTGTTGCTGTGTGGGTATCCCAACGTGGGCAAGTCCAGTTTCATCAACAAG GTGACGCGAGCGGATGTGGACGTGCAGCCTTACGCATTCACCACCAAGTCGTTGTTTGTGGGTCACATGGATTACAGATACCTGCGCTGGCAG GTGGTGGACACACCCGGGATCCTGGACCACCCTCTGGAGGAGCGCAACACTATCGAGATGCAGGCCATCACGGCTCTGGCCCACCTGCGAGCGGCCGTGCTGTATGTCATGGATGTGTCGGAGCAGTGTGGGCATACCCTGCCCCAGCAGCTGGAGCTCTTCAACAACATCCGTCCGCTGTTCGCGAGCAAG CCACTCATCGTGGTGGCCAACAAATGTGACGTGAAGAAGATCAGTGAAGTGTCTGAGGAGAATCAG AAAATCTTTGCAGACTTGTCTGCAGACGGCATCCCTGTCATCGAGTCCAGCACGCTGACCGATGAGGGCGTGATCCAGGTCAAGAATGAG GCCTGCGACCGCCTCCTGGCCCAGCGAGTGGACAACAAGATGAGGGGCAAGAAGGTCCACGACGTCCTCAACCGGCTGCATCTGGCCATGCCTGCTAAGAGAGACGACAAG GAGAGACCTCCGTTCATCCCTGAACGAGCTTTGATGCGCAGGAAAGCCATGGAGGTGGACGCTCCCAAACGGAAGCTG GAGAAAGATCTGGAGATGGAGATGGGAGACGACTATGTGCTGGACCTTCAGA AATACTGGGACCTGATGAACGACAACGAGAAGCATGACAAGATCCCCGAGGTGTGGGAAGGCCACAACATCGCCGACTACATTGACCCCGCCATTATGAAG AAACTAGAGAAcctggagaaggaggaggagctgAAGGAGCGTGCCGGCGAATATGATTCTGACGACGAGAGCGAAGATGAGGAGATGCAGGAGATCCGCCTCATGGCCAAGCAGATCCGCGAGAAGAAGCACCTCATGATCTTGGAGTCCAAAGAGAAGGATGTGCACGGGCCGCGCATGCCCAGGACCGCCACCAAG GTTGAGAGGAAGACATTGGAGAAGGAGATGAGCGACCTCGGCCTGGACATGAGCGACAAAAACAAC AGTCACTACGTAGAGCAGGCCCGCCGCTCCCGCAGCGTCACCAGGAAACGAAAGCGCGAGGCTTCTGCGGCGCCACCAGCCTCCAAGACGCGCAGCCAGAGCGCCTCTCGGCCTCCTCGAGATCAGTCGGGATTACGAGATGCAAAG ATGGTAAAGAAGACCAAGAAGATGATGAAGAACTCCCAGAAGGGCATGAACCGTCAGGGAAAGAAGGGTGAGGCGGACCGACACGTGTTCGACCTGAAACCTAAACACCTGCTGGCGGGAAAGAGGAAGTCGGGATCCACTGACCGCAGATGA